tcatctcgctttattggccgagggagctggcgtgcagcttccgtgtcatgactcaagccgcttctggcaaaccagagcagctcacggaaacgctgtttatcttcccgccagagtggtacctatttatctacttgcactttgatgtgctttcgaactgctaggtcggcaggagcagggaccgagcaacgggagctcaccccgccgcaggaattcgaaccgccgaccttctgatcggcaagccctaggctcagtggtttaacccacagcactgccTGCGTCATGCTGAAATGTGTTCAGAATGTGAAAGTTCCAAGTAAACCTTAAATAGGTCATTTCAAAGAAGTATTCGAAGAAAAAGTATCGCTCACAGTGTAGCTGTTGCAGTTATCACTGTAGGATAAGTGGTCTCAcaacaaaatgtgcctggcgcaGTTATGAACCAGGGTgtaactcatgggtaggcaacctaaggcctggggatggatgcggcccaatcgccttctaaatctggcccgcacacagtccgggaatcagcgtgtttttccatttatttaaaatgtatctctgggttatttgtggggcctgcctggtgtttttccatgagtagaatgtgtccttttatttaaaatgcatctctgggttatttgtggggcacaggaatttgttcatttttcctccttcaaaatatagtccagcccccccacaaggtctgagggacagtgggccggccccctgctgaaaaagtttgctgacccctggtaactCGACACCGAAAGCTACTTCACAAGTTCATGCTATGAACTTTTCCCGGCGAACCCTGCAACACGCAGCACATTTCTTTCACTGTGCAAACACGATGCAGAGACCTGCAGCCACCCAAGGTCCCCCATAGCATATTTCTATAATGAAATCGGCATATATGGACACATCATGTTTAAGGCTGTGCCCAGGATACCCGATTAACATTCTATGCACCAGAAGCAGCACCTGTTCGCACTGCAGACTGAGCAAGACAGTCATCACACACGTGATGCCCAACCAATGGAAAGATGAGCACTACTACCGCAGACACAGTCTAAAAAGGGAGACCTGCACAAAAAAGTGGCAGCGTGTGATAAATCCTTGCCAAGGACTTGTGACTTCCTTTAATAACCCACTCCACTTCCTGTTCTTACCGTTTCTCTCCTCGAGTACAAGTTCTGGAGAATTCATGTAATACAGGTCACAAAGGGTCTTTGCATTTTCATAGCcatctgcaaaaaaattaaaccaCAACAAGTTTGTTTAAAGGTTTACACTTCGCAGCTCTGCACAATATCCTGGCAgcggtttttaaaaatatcaggAAACAGATTAATGACAGCCCAGTTCTTAACTGCTCAGGAGTGAACTGCTGGCGACTGCAGCTGACACCAATTATGAATATTTCTGGCCAGAACAACTCAAGTTACTAACTACAGCTGCATGCATGCCTCGATTCAGTGCAAAGAACAGAAAAAGTGTATGGTAATGCAGATTTTAATTTCCAgagccttcttttcttttcttttaagaaagggggggaaagccaaATATATTGTCCCTGAGGTTGAACGTGATTGAAAGTGTGTGAGCAATGTTTGgtaaaatctcagaagccagagtgGATTAAAATTTCCAGTAGCCtttcacagcccccccccccggtgaccagccaaataccgtatttttcgctctataggactcagcttgttttagagggggagaacaagaaaaaaaaaatctctccctctctgtgcagcaccccttcagcgaagcagcaggagaaacggagccctttccatttctcctcccgcttcgctgaaggggcgctgcacagagagggaaagctgtgcagacagggaaagctgcgcagcgcctctccagcgaagcgaagccaggagagcaagagggatcggtgcacaccaacccctctccaagcttcagtgaaagcaacacgaagtctccagagcgcagcaggagcgctcccactgcgcttcgaaggcttcacgttgctatcgctgaagccatggagcctgcattcactccataagacacacacacatttccccttaatttttggagggggaaaagtgtgtcttatagagcgaaaaatacggtacacgcTATAAAATGCATAGGGAAGTAACCGTGATCCTATGCACATTAACTCTGTTGTCAGTCCTGTTTAGATCCATAGAGTTTACTCTCCAGCCAAGTAAGTGAAGTCACACACTCTCTCTAGTTTAGGACTGAATTACAAAAATTGTCTACAAGTTCTGTAATTCAGCTTTTCTTTATGTATAATTTGGGTGAACTTGtcgagaattttttccccttttttggcAAAGTAACACACAGTCCTGATTATAACCACCAGGATAACTGACAACACGGACGATGTTAAACACAGTCAATAGCCCGTTTAGACTGCCACCAATGATTTGCTATTACATCTGTTTTCCTTGATAAGTCTACCTGATGTTACCTTTTATGACTTCAACCACATTGCACTTAGGATCAATGCTTCCAATGTGTTTGGGATGAGCAGGGTTGACCTTGACTTTCCCCCCGAACAACAAAGCTGCCAAATGGAAGAAGATAAGAAGTGAATTCACAATTTATGGGCTGCAAGAGCAGCAGCTTTTACATCGGGAAACAAACAATTAATATATTGTTTTAAGAAGAAAACTGGCAAGCGTTTACAGACAAGGAAAATGCTAAAACACGGTGCCCAGTATACAAGCCCCTGGCTTTGAAAGAAAACCACTCTCAATTGCTCTACACATAGGTTTCATCTCTGCGATTAACCGAAGTACTTACTGTGCTGATTAAGAAGCATTCTGATTGAAATGCGGCTCATGAAGAAGCGGTCTAAAAAATACTGCACATTCTGACTGGTCACTGGATCAACACCATAGTGGTCCTTGTACTCTATCACGCCCTGAGCCATGGTAGGAATGACATCGTTGTGACGATTCCGGATTGTTATCACAGTATCTGTAAAACTGAAACCAAGTGCACGCTCTGTGAAATGGGTCTAAGGCGCATTAAAGGCCCTAGGTGGCGAAAATATGGTCTTCCATATATTgtattgctgtactacaactcccactgaccatgctgactgTGGGCTGATGCAAGTGCTGAAGGGCCAATATTTCCCCACCCATGCTCAAGAGTCACAGCTTCCACTTAACTATTCAgtgcaaattttttttaaaaaaatggtcttttaaaaaaagtattttgctATTCAATAAATCATCCAGGAAGCAAAAATTGACTAAAAATTTGaactttcaaatacagtggtacctcgggttaagaacttaattcgttctggaggtccgttcttaacctgaaactgttcttaacctgaagcactactttagctaatggggccttccgctgccgcgcaatttctgttctcatcatgaagcaaagttcttaacctgaggtactttttctaggttagcggagtctgtaacctgaagcgtctgtaacctgaggtaccactgtatgggtctGTCTCTGTTAGCATAGCCATGATCATTTTGAGAGCAAGGTCCATCAACCCTTGTTATTTTAAACGCTTAAGAAAGATGTGTCTACCtcttgacttcccttcattcagaATAGTCTGAAGACCGCCCTTAACATCTGTTCAATGGCATAAAAGGATGACACTCATCTTCTCAAAGCAGAATAACATCTGCACACAAAGAGTTTAGAGAATCCGTTGCCACAGTATAttcaaatgcattaaaatgcacttACCAAGAAATAGCTTCTGCATCTTCAGCACTTTTGTCCTTGAAATCAAGGATCTCCTGAAGGCTCTGGACGTACCTATAAACACAATTTCCACACGGTTGGCCTTTGTCATATATATAGTCTAGCTGAAATTATTAGCCATTTCCTGCTAACATTTTCTAACAAAGTCGAGATCATTAACTCAGCAAAATAACATTGGAGGGCTGCTTTCAGCTTCCAAATCTTTCCTCACAAGTGAGAAGAAAACACGCAGAAAAAAGGTATGTAAAAAATAAGTGAAGGCACTTCACATTTTCTATCATCACTAGCTGTGTCTATTAAATATCCAAGATCAGTTTTGCTTTTcgtttttaaaaactgattcTTACCAACTCTGGACGAGCTGAACGGAAGGTGTTTTGAGAAGATTGTCTGGAAGTAGACTTATTTCTTTCATTATGTTTGCTAATCTTACTGGCAACTCCTGTCGCAGAAACATAAATGAAGTTTTCTCACATGCATTGTCAGATCCTAAAGGGGGGTAAAATATAGGAATCAAACAATATCTGCAGAACCACTGGATGTTATTTTATAAAGGGAACATTGAACCCAACTATGGAAATGTGCAAATTCATGAGGAAGAAGGAAATGTGGGGACAGAATTTgtagttattctctctctctctctctctctctctctctctctctctctctctctcacacacacacacacacacacacacacacgaaacatTTAAATTCTAAATGGGGAACCCTTTTCCTGTGAAGGAGGGCTACATAATGATTCTTATTCTGACAgttaatttattaatcaccttctaaaccactGCCTCAACGCAATTTACACACAAgatagttaaaaacacaaaaacagcaaatgcATACAAAACATGACTGAATCCTGAACATTTGGTAGTAAAAAACTATTTAGCCAGCTGGGACATAATTCAACAGGAATGCTGTTCTATTCCACAGGTCAGGGACAGTCAAATGAAAAGGCCTGCTCTGTGGAATATGCTGCTGTTccttacagggatcgaacctgcaaccttggggttatcagcaccatgctctaaccaaccgagctatccatgagcccattgcagtaatccaactctgaagttaccagagcatgggcAACCAAGGTCAAGCCATCTCAATCCTGGAATGGTTGTAACTTCCTAACCAACTAAAGTTGGTAAAAGACACTTCTAGTCATCCCTACATCAACTTGAGGGTAATCTGTTATGGACCACAACCTGGCAGTGGGCAggtctccctttttctttctctcttcctccagtGGGCTGCAAAGGGAGGGTCAAATAGCTCTTGCTAGAGGTATGAACCTTCACCTTCTTTCCGTTACTCCATCCATTTGAGCTGTtaccccatttccccctcttcctaCCCTACTCCCACCCTTTCAGACTCATGTGTCACCTGCCACAATTAAATTAGGTTGAGGTCTGCATTAAATTAGTAACATTGGTTTCTATCAAAAGGGATTTGGACAAGAAGCAAGCACGTAGCTTTGCTCAAGtttagcagaaatccttgtgtacTCTATGAGCAATGCAACAGAAGCCACTGACATCGCAATATATTTTTCTTGTGTAACATTGTGGTAAAGCTAACAACATACAACTGCTACaagaaaaaacaaccaccccacaCTCTTGAAGAGcggcaaaatgatttttttatttcctAGCAATAATATCACAGTATTAGCTAATGCTCAATTTAGAGCTCATTCACCACACTTGCCTGATACATGTCAATATTTGGAGATATACATTTTCCTTCACATTTTTTACGCTACTGAGCACTGTAAACACCAAACACAGAGGTGTACTTAGCAAAAGCGAAATTATCGCATAAAGTCCAAATTAGTCCTCATAATGTTTCTGCTATCAGGTACACTGTTCGAATACAACGTATCAGCTGCCATGTCACACATGGTAGTGTTAAAAGAGTGCTGCAATTAGATACACTGAGGCAAATGGCAGGCTACAAACCAGATTAGATTTGAACAATATTGCTTACATGTTTTTAAGATATTATATAAACCTGGCACTTGCAGGCTGATATTATAGGACGTTACTGCTTCTCAACAGATAAGGGTGTAGAGTTTAGCTGATGCAATATGCACATGTTTTATAAAACATTCAGCAGGGCCACTTGCAATAAATAAGGAAAAGTAGccattaaaacacaaacacacacacgtccATTTCATATATGGTCCACTCTGGGGGGAAATTAACAATATGGAATcctggctttagaagaggactcCGCACACTATGATTGGGAAGTGCAGGCCTCTGCAATAATGACAACCAGGGCAGAAAACTGTTCCAGGATAGAAAGGGCCATCACACATCTGAGCAGAGAGAAAAGGTACTAGATTCAATAAAGCTGAATTCTTTGCACGGCAACATCACACCTCTCTGCTCAGACTCCAGAAGAATCCCTTCCTCGCCTGTTAAGGTGGCTGCGTGGCAATTTCCCTTTGCTGGAAACAGCCGCTTTGCACACTAAGCAAGAGAATTTGGGCGCGCGTGTTAATGAAAGCTCTTAATTAAAACTTGCACCGCCAACCACAAGCGTGTTTACTCAGCCTCGGGAATGCaatgtgttgttgctgctgctgctgctgcaataaaAGCGCGAgcctatttgcaaagctaagcgggGTCAACTTGGATGGGGTCCCCGCCCGCGTGTtgacattcctgcactgcaaggggttgcgCTAGATGAGGCTGGGGGTCCCCGTTCCAGCTCTGCGGCTGCCGCCGCAGCATTACATTTGAACTCCCAGGCAACTCCGGAAGCAGCAGCCTAGTCGGATTTGTTTTGCTCGAAGCGACAACGcgaggcctcctcctcctcctgacctGCAAACCCAGAACCCGAATGGAAGCGGAGGGAGGCGGCACAGAGGACGCCCGTTCCCAGTGGCTGCGCGTCCCGGGCCCGCACCCAGGCGCCTGCCATGGCTGAGGGAGGGAGGGTCGCTGAGGGGAGGCCTAGCGCCCTCCGACCCCCAAGCAGGGTCTGCAAGGGACGGTGTCCCACGGGGAGAAGAAAATGGTGGGCCgctgggaggaaggaggggcgCGAGCAAACCAAGGGGGCGCCGCGCTTTCCCACCGGGTTGGCGGCGGCGCTCACTCACCGAAGTCGAGGAACTGCTTCATGGAGAGGGGCGACGGGGAGAAGCGGCAGTAGAAGTCCACCTGCTGAGGGATAGTGGCCGGGGAGACGCTCCTCAGCAGCGCCCGGAGGAGCCTCATGGCGACCCCTTGGCGCGGAGAGGCGCGCAAGGCGCACCAGGACGCACGGGAAGCTGCGGCGCGGCGCGCTCCGCTCTCGTTCTGGGCCCCCCTTCAGGTCGTCCCCGCCGCCATTTCCAGGCTCGGCAGCTGCAAGCCGAACAACCGGTGGCTTTCCCGGGCAGGTTCTCTGCTCTGTGCGGAGATAGAAGGGAGGAggtgggcggcggcggcggcggcgacgccAGGCAGGGACAAGGGGCCGGGCGAcaagagcggcagcagcagcgcctcctcctcctcctctcggcgCCCAgccaaggaggggggagaggcggGCCGAGGCGGCGCGAAGGTGCGGCGGGTGGGTCCGGAAGAGCCGCTCCTTGGCGCTCCAACCTGAGGGAATCCGGTGCTTGCAGTCCGAGCCGCCTTTTCTCCTCAAAGATTTGGCTACCTGCACCCGCTTCTTTGGCTGCGTTTCGGTGCTGCTCGCTGCGTGCGTGCCTTGTGCCCCTTTTAGCAGCTGGTatccctcatcatcatcatcatcatcatcatcatcatcattattattattattattattattattattattattattattattattatatgccgcCCATCCTAGTGGGTTGCCCCTGACTCTGGCCCAGCCACTCAGGGATACGGGGATGGCAGGGAGAATTGGGTTAGCTTTAACGCACCTCGCAACGGAGCTCAGAAGTAGGATGTGCTCCCCAGCAaggccaactctacaattctgttattctctctctctttttaattctttattgaaaaGTAAAAAAGTACAAAATTGCAAATGCACAGAGTAAGATAAGacaaaaatgaaggggggggggaaacaagaaataaaacccATATgggaaacaaaacaggaaaaaagGTACTCTCGGTTTTTATAAATACCATATTTAATTAATGTGtggttaactacaataacaacccccctttttttgcaatgtacacaatacagttctatgattcttaagCACACAGGAGTACAGTCTTGAGtgactttggctgcaatcctgaatGCATCTGGGAACAAACCCCACTGAACAATATAGTAggacttccaaataaacatgcataggattatgttGTTACGCACTGCAAGGGGAGAACAGAAATTCCCGCACCCTTTTTTGTCTGCTAAAAATCATGAATAAGGTTTTTCTCaccactgcatttatttattttttttaaagttttaacttTCCCATTTGTTGGCCTGCAGCTATTTAAAGATGTGTCAGTCGAGGGGGTGGGAGATAGCATCATAAATAGACTCTCACACACCCAGTTCCCACATGAAAACAGCTTTTGGCTGCTGCTCTGGAAGGTTCTGCTCAAGGTGGGCCTATATTAGGGTGTATTTATGTGTCTACTTACTAcagagtaaggcccactgaattcaTTGCGACTGCTGCATAAACATGATTATGATTAAAAAGAGAACTTGGTGAGGACTGTTAGCAGTAGGGTGACCAGATGCAAAACAGAACAGTGCTAATGAATTGTTATCAGTTACATAAAAGGCAATGCAAAAGAAAATATAGAAGATACTGCCTTTTTTACACTAACTCTTACAGTTATGGGAGCCTTGTCTTTTGGATTTGACTACGCTAATTAGAGCAATCGGTTCTGGCAGACAGGATTGGAATCTATAAGGTAAaaaaaggttaagtccagtcaaaggtgactatggggttgcggcgctcatctcactttcaggccaagggagccggcgtttgtccacagacagctttccgggtcatgtggccagcatgactaaaccgcttctggcacaacgggacaccgtggcagaaaccagagcgcacagaaacactgtttaccttcccgctgcagcagtacctatttatctacttgcactggcatgctttcgaactgctaggttgtcagaagctgggacagagcaacgggagctcacccttttgCAGCGGTTCGAATTGGAATCTATAGCATATTATTAAAGATGCATCCCTATACACATCGGAGAGCAAGTCCAGTTGGATTTACTTCTCACTAGACATCGCTTCTCAGCAGAGTAGGATTGTATTGTAAGATTAATTTTGAGTAGTAGAGACTATTCTTTCAGGATGGTTTATTCCATTGAAGTCTGCTTTTTTGATTACTTTCCCAACCTGGTCagtatcttaaaggtaaaggtacccctgcccgtacgggccagtcttgacagactctggggttgtgcgcccatctcactcaagaggctgggggccagcgctgtccagagacacttccgggtcacgtggccagcatgacatcgctgctctggtgagccagagccgcacacggaaacgccatttaccttcccgccagtaagcggtccctatttatctacttgcacccgggggtgctttcaaactgctaggttggcaggcgctgggaccgagcaacgggagcgcaccccgctgcggggattcgaaccgccgacctttcgatcggcaagccctaggcactgaggcttttacccacagcgccacctgcgtccctcggtCAGTATCTTAGTTATTAGTAAACATAATGCATGTTTTACTGAGtacttcccccccccatccactaCACTGAGTACTACATAGTCAATACATACACATTCTGTGAAAAGGCCTTAGTTTTCTGCAGTGCAGTAGACTCACACCTTACTGCATAACTACCATTTTCATGAATTTGTGTGTTGGTTCCTCCCTTTGGTAGTGGCTGCTGATTCTCAAACACCACTTCCATTTATTGGTTGCTGAAGAGACCTGCCTGAACTGTCAAATGTAGAATCAGCGTGACGGAATTGCTTCCTATACattgatacctcgggttacatacgcttcaggttacagactccgctaacccagaaatagtaccttgggttaagaactttgcttcaggatgagaacagaaatcgtgctccggcggcgcagcggcc
The nucleotide sequence above comes from Podarcis raffonei isolate rPodRaf1 chromosome 1, rPodRaf1.pri, whole genome shotgun sequence. Encoded proteins:
- the PDK1 gene encoding pyruvate dehydrogenase (acetyl-transferring) kinase isozyme 1, mitochondrial isoform X2, with the translated sequence MRLLRALLRSVSPATIPQQVDFYCRFSPSPLSMKQFLDFGSDNACEKTSFMFLRQELPVRLANIMKEISLLPDNLLKTPSVQLVQSWYVQSLQEILDFKDKSAEDAEAISCFTDTVITIRNRHNDVIPTMAQGVIEYKDHYGVDPVTSQNVQYFLDRFFMSRISIRMLLNQHTLLFGGKVKVNPAHPKHIGSIDPKCNVVEVIKDGYENAKTLCDLYYMNSPELVLEERNVKSPGQPMQVVYVPSHLYYMVFELFKNAMRATMEHHADRDIYPPIHVHITLGNEDLTVKMCDRGGGVPLRKIDRLFNYMYSTAPRPRVETSRATPLALSTESVERLPVYNKSAWKHYTANHEADDWCVPSSEPKDMTTFRSI
- the PDK1 gene encoding pyruvate dehydrogenase (acetyl-transferring) kinase isozyme 1, mitochondrial isoform X1, which gives rise to MRLLRALLRSVSPATIPQQVDFYCRFSPSPLSMKQFLDFGSDNACEKTSFMFLRQELPVRLANIMKEISLLPDNLLKTPSVQLVQSWYVQSLQEILDFKDKSAEDAEAISCFTDTVITIRNRHNDVIPTMAQGVIEYKDHYGVDPVTSQNVQYFLDRFFMSRISIRMLLNQHTLLFGGKVKVNPAHPKHIGSIDPKCNVVEVIKDGYENAKTLCDLYYMNSPELVLEERNVKSPGQPMQVVYVPSHLYYMVFELFKNAMRATMEHHADRDIYPPIHVHITLGNEDLTVKMCDRGGGVPLRKIDRLFNYMYSTAPRPRVETSRATPLAGFGYGLPISRLYAQYFQGDLKLYSLEGYGTDAVIFIKALSTESVERLPVYNKSAWKHYTANHEADDWCVPSSEPKDMTTFRSI